A single genomic interval of Psychroserpens sp. NJDZ02 harbors:
- the hflX gene encoding GTPase HflX yields MLEKKDISLEKAVLIGVVTKAQNEEKSKEYLDELEFLTFTAGGEVKKRFTQKMEMPNPKTYIGTGKMEEVRQYIEDNHIGTAIFDDELSSSQERNISKILNVKVLDRTNLILDIFAQRAQTSYARTQVELAQCEYLLPRLRGMWTHLERQKGGIGMRGPGETEIETDRRIVRDRISLLKDKIKTIDKQMSVQRGNRGKMVRVALVGYTNVGKSTLMNTVSKSEVFAENKLFATLDTTVRKVVIQNLPFLLTDTVGFIRKLPTQLVDSFKSTLDEVREADLLLHVVDISHPNFEDHIESVNKVLGEINSADKPVIMVFNKIDAYQAKPFDDTDLITERTGEYYSLAEWEKTWMNRVGKDNALFISALNKQNLEDFKKRIYDEVRDIHVTRFPYNSFLYPDYDYDNLEEEE; encoded by the coding sequence ATGTTAGAAAAAAAAGATATATCGCTTGAAAAAGCAGTTTTAATAGGTGTTGTAACTAAGGCGCAAAACGAAGAAAAATCTAAAGAATATTTAGACGAACTCGAGTTTTTGACGTTTACAGCAGGTGGTGAGGTCAAAAAACGCTTCACACAAAAAATGGAAATGCCTAACCCTAAAACATACATAGGGACTGGTAAAATGGAAGAGGTAAGACAGTATATAGAAGACAATCATATTGGGACTGCAATTTTTGATGACGAGTTATCGTCGTCGCAAGAGCGTAACATTAGTAAAATTCTAAACGTAAAAGTTTTAGACCGTACCAATTTAATTTTAGACATCTTTGCGCAACGTGCACAAACGAGCTATGCTAGAACACAGGTAGAGTTGGCCCAATGCGAATATCTATTACCAAGACTTAGAGGGATGTGGACGCACCTAGAGCGTCAAAAAGGGGGTATTGGTATGCGCGGACCTGGAGAGACAGAAATTGAAACCGATAGACGTATCGTACGGGACAGAATATCTTTACTTAAAGATAAGATTAAGACTATTGATAAGCAAATGTCAGTGCAACGTGGTAATCGCGGTAAAATGGTTAGAGTTGCTTTAGTTGGATATACCAATGTTGGTAAATCAACTTTAATGAATACCGTTAGTAAGTCAGAAGTGTTTGCAGAAAACAAATTATTTGCCACCTTGGATACTACGGTTAGAAAAGTGGTTATTCAAAATTTACCATTTTTATTAACCGATACCGTTGGGTTCATCCGCAAGTTACCAACGCAATTGGTAGATAGTTTTAAAAGTACATTAGACGAGGTTAGAGAAGCAGATTTATTATTGCACGTGGTTGATATTTCTCATCCTAATTTTGAAGATCATATCGAGTCTGTAAATAAAGTTTTAGGCGAAATTAATAGCGCCGACAAACCGGTAATAATGGTCTTTAATAAAATTGATGCTTATCAAGCAAAACCATTTGATGATACCGATTTAATTACAGAACGTACAGGTGAGTATTATAGCCTTGCAGAATGGGAGAAAACCTGGATGAACAGAGTAGGGAAGGATAATGCATTGTTTATATCAGCCTTAAACAAACAAAATTTAGAAGACTTTAAAAAACGTATCTATGATGAGGTAAGAGATATACATGTGACACGTTTCCCGTATAATAGTTTCTTGTATCCAGATTACGATTACGACAACTTAGAGGAAGAAGAGTAG
- a CDS encoding DUF3078 domain-containing protein, translating to MKKILVAGAFLIGMISMQAQTKEELHTQKAEKQAAADALQGEANALQAQIDALPGWRKGAFGTIGGSLSEFSNWYSQDASDNSSGSIGITVNAFANLIEDDFFWRNNLNVNLGWVKLDDKNDPTDSEDFNATTDVFNISSLYGRNIAKNLAVSGLAEYRTTILDNFNDPGYLDVGVGLTWTPIENLIVVAHPLNYNFVFAKNDAVFESSLGAKIVADYTRQIGAISFKSNFSTFQSYKDGDLSNFTWINSFGYNLWKMIGVGFDFGLRSNKQEAANAQNVLLPAADNKLQSYWLVGLNYKI from the coding sequence ATGAAAAAAATATTAGTAGCAGGTGCATTTTTAATTGGAATGATTTCAATGCAAGCCCAAACGAAAGAAGAGTTACATACTCAGAAAGCAGAAAAACAAGCTGCAGCCGATGCCTTACAAGGAGAAGCTAATGCATTACAAGCACAAATAGATGCCCTTCCAGGATGGAGAAAAGGTGCTTTTGGTACTATTGGTGGTAGTCTTTCAGAATTTAGCAACTGGTACTCTCAAGATGCCTCAGATAACTCATCTGGTAGTATTGGTATTACAGTAAATGCTTTTGCTAACTTAATTGAAGACGATTTTTTCTGGAGAAACAATCTTAATGTAAACTTAGGATGGGTAAAATTAGACGATAAAAACGACCCAACAGATAGCGAAGATTTTAATGCTACAACTGACGTTTTTAACATCTCTTCTTTATACGGAAGAAACATTGCTAAAAACTTAGCGGTATCTGGTTTAGCGGAATACAGAACGACAATCTTAGATAACTTTAACGACCCAGGATATTTAGATGTTGGGGTTGGTTTAACTTGGACACCTATTGAAAACTTAATAGTTGTTGCACACCCATTAAACTACAACTTTGTATTTGCTAAAAATGATGCTGTTTTTGAATCGTCTTTAGGTGCTAAAATAGTAGCTGACTATACACGTCAAATTGGAGCAATTAGCTTTAAGTCTAACTTTTCTACGTTCCAATCTTATAAAGATGGCGACTTATCTAACTTTACTTGGATAAACAGTTTTGGTTACAACTTATGGAAAATGATTGGTGTTGGTTTTGACTTTGGTTTAAGAAGCAACAAACAAGAAGCTGCTAATGCACAAAATGTTTTATTACCAGCTGCAGATAACAAATTACAATCTTACTGGTTAGTTGGTTTAAACTACAAAATATAA
- a CDS encoding endonuclease/exonuclease/phosphatase family protein — translation MNFNPFRPKTKKHTFAFYNIENLFDIYKDDLTRDKDFNPTSKKRWTIKRYNNKLRNIGYAISNIGRKETNAHPAIIGLAEVENEAVLNDLITSKHLKEYPYKFVHYDSKDERGIDVAFIYDSKKFTVTSSDVFTFSFKDHDGSADYTRDILLVSGLFLGESIHFLINHWPSRRTGNNETEHKRITASNNLQSIIATLKDNIPNARIVVMGDFNDNPSNKSIELLMANQGLFNPMETLLSIDRGTTSHNDEWDLFDQILFTPNFFESKSKTLRYVKADIYDAEFLKQAEGRYKGTPYRTYVGKTYKGGYSDHFPVYMILKKK, via the coding sequence TTGAATTTCAACCCCTTTAGGCCAAAAACCAAAAAACATACGTTTGCCTTTTATAATATTGAAAATCTTTTTGATATCTATAAAGATGATTTAACACGTGATAAAGATTTTAATCCAACATCGAAAAAACGTTGGACTATTAAACGTTATAATAATAAGCTACGTAACATTGGTTATGCTATTTCCAACATTGGTAGAAAGGAAACGAATGCACATCCCGCGATTATTGGTTTAGCAGAAGTAGAAAACGAAGCTGTTTTAAACGACTTAATTACGTCTAAGCATCTTAAAGAATACCCTTATAAATTTGTGCATTACGATAGTAAAGACGAACGCGGTATTGATGTCGCTTTTATTTACGATAGTAAAAAGTTTACGGTAACAAGTTCTGATGTGTTTACTTTTAGTTTTAAAGACCATGATGGATCAGCAGACTATACCAGAGATATTTTATTAGTCTCGGGATTATTTTTAGGGGAATCTATTCATTTTTTAATTAACCATTGGCCCTCACGACGCACTGGTAATAATGAAACCGAGCATAAGCGTATTACTGCATCCAATAACTTACAATCCATTATTGCGACACTAAAAGACAACATACCCAATGCTAGGATAGTTGTTATGGGTGATTTTAATGATAATCCGTCCAATAAAAGTATTGAATTACTAATGGCTAACCAAGGTTTGTTTAATCCAATGGAAACCTTATTGTCTATTGACAGAGGCACCACTAGTCATAATGATGAATGGGATTTGTTTGACCAAATATTATTTACACCTAACTTTTTTGAAAGCAAATCCAAGACTCTTAGATATGTAAAAGCAGACATTTACGATGCTGAGTTTTTAAAGCAAGCCGAAGGACGCTATAAAGGCACACCTTACAGAACCTATGTTGGTAAAACCTATAAAGGAGGCTACAGCGATCATTTTCCTGTGTATATGATTTTGAAGAAAAAGTAA